TGCGCCATGGCGGGCGTGGCGGTCGTGTCGACGATCATCACGCCGTCGTCGCCGATGATGACGCCCGAGTTCGGATCGCCCTCGGCGGTGTACGCCCAGGCGTTTTCCGACAGTTGGGTGAACGTGACCTTCTTGGCTTCCAGGTCGGCTTGCGAGGCGAATGCTTTGGCCATGCTTGTCTCTCTCTTGTCTCGTCTGCGGGGAGGGTGCTGCTTGATGAGGGCATCTTACGAAAGCCATCAAATATTTGTCAATGACAAATCTTATTGTTATTTGTTAATGTGACGACGTATGCGATGTGGGCGGTGTTTGGATACGGGTTAACCCTTTGGCATGTCGCCCTCGAGGGCGAGGTTGCCGACTTGTTTAGAATCTAGGCCATTTTCTTTTTGGGGCTCGTCTCCCATGACTGCATGAACCGAATTCCGATGGACGGCACCGCCCACGCGAGCACTCAGCCCGGGCGCGCTTCGCGCGGCGTGCAGAGCGTGGACGTCGCCGCGCGCGTGCTGCAGGCGCTCGCACAGGCACGTCGCCCGCTCGGGCCGGGTGATCTCGCCGCGCTCGCCGGATTGCCGGCGGCGCAAGCCCATCCCTATCTGGTGAGTCTCGCGCGGCTTGGCCTGCTCAAGCGCGACCCGATGTCGGGCGACTACGCGCCCGGGCCCATGACATTGCGCCTCGCGCTGCTGCATCTCGAAAACGATCCCGCCTACCGTGCGGCGGTGCCGCGCGTGGTCGCGTTCGCGCGCGAGACGGGCTTCTGTGTGGCGATCAGCACGTTCGCGCCGCAGGGGCCGCTCGTCGTGCATTTCGAGCGCGCGGCATTCCCCTTGCACGTGAACCTGCACGTGGGCTCCGTCATGTCGCTCACGACGACCTCGACCGGGCGTACGTTCTGCGCCTTCACGCCGGCCGTGCAATGGCCGCAGGCATGGCACGAGCAGATGCCTGCCGGCGCACAGGCCCGCGAGTCGTTCGACGCGTCGCTCGACGAAACGCGTGCTCACGGCATGTCGCGCAGCGTGAACACGCCGAGCCCGTCGGTCAGCAGTCTGTGTGCGCCGGTGTTCGACGCGAGCGGGCGTCTGCGCCTCGCGTTGACGGCCATCGGACCGACGGCCGCGCTCGATGTGGCATGGGATGGCGTCGCGGCGAACGCGTTGCGCGCGACGGCCGCCGCCATCGCCGCGCAGGTCGACGCCGGCCTGGAAATTGGTGAGGTGAGCGCATGAACGCCACGCGCACGGGTGCCGACATGGTGGATTCGACGATGGACCGGGCGACGGACGAGACGACGCAGGCGGCGAGCCACGCAGCGAAGCCGCAACGCGGCATTCAGGCGTTGGAGAGCACGGGGGCGTTGCTGGAGGCGCTGGTGGCGGCAGGGCGCCCGCTGCCGTTGAATGCGCTGGCGCGCGACGCCGGCATGCCGCCGGCCAAGGCGCATCCGCATCTGGTGAGCTTGCAGCGCGCAGGACTTCTCACGCGAGATGCGAACGGTAATTTCGAAGCGGGTGCATTGAGCCTGGAACTCGGGTTGATGGCATTGCAACGGCTTTCGCCGACCGGCGAAGCCGAGCCGGAGATTCTCGCGCTCGCGCAGGCCACGGGACTGTCGGCGGCGATGGCCGTGCTCGGGCCGGTCGGCCCGACAGTGGTGCGTTTGGAGGAGGCGATGCGTCCGCAGCACGTGAGCTTGCGCATCGGCACGGTGCTCTCGCTCGTGAACACCGCCATCGGACGTACGTTCGCCGCCTTCCTTCCCGACGCGGTGCTCGAAGGTCTGCTTGCGCAGGAGTCGGTAAGAATGGCGGGACTGGGGGCGGATGGCCGCGCCGCCCGGCTGCCGACGGACTACGCCGGGCGGCTCGCGTCGATTCGTGCACAGCAGTTCGATACGGCGCTCAGCAACCCCGTGCCGGGCATCGACACGCTCGCCGTGCCGGTGTTCGACCACACGGGAGAAGTGACGTTGGTGCTGGCGCTCATGGGTTCGGCGGGCAGCTTCGAGACGGCGCGCGAGGCCGCCCCGGCACAGGCGCTGCTCGCGGCGGCGCACCGGCTGTCGTGGCGGTTCGGCGCTGTCGGTCGAGTGGCGGGCGTCCCAGGGTAAGCGCCGTCGCACTTGCCGCGGGCGATGCGCTTGGCACACGGTGCCAGATCCGTTTGGGGATGTCGGGAACGCGCGGTAAGATGGGCGGCATCGACGTCGCCCCCGTCGCCTCCGTCGCCCCGTCACTCTGTCTCCCCCGACCTGCCGCCATGACGCCTGCCATGACCCGCATGATGACGTGTGAACCCGTTTGCCTCATTCCCGACGCCGTGCCTCCCGCCGCCCACATGCACCCAGCGCAGCCTCGGCGCAGGCGCAGTAACGGTGCGCGGTGGCAGACGAGTCTGGCGATGCTCGCCGCCGTGGGCGCGTTGAGCGTGTTGAGCGCGTGCACGACCGCGCCGGCCCCGGCACCGGGTCCGGCGAAGCCGCCCGAATCCGCTGCGCGCGTCGACGGCATGCCGGTGGACTGGACGCTGGTTTCCACGGTGATCGTCAGCCGTCACGGCGTGAGATCCCCGACACACGCTCATCCTCCGTTGGACAAACTGAGTCCCGACGCGTGGCCCGGTTGGCCTGTGCCTGCCGGCTATCTGACCGCGCGCGGCGGGTCGCTGGCGGAGCGCATGGGACGGTACTATGGCGACTGGCTGCGCGCCCGGCGTGTGCTGCCCGATAACGCATGTCCCGCTCCCGGGACGGTCTACGGATGGGCCGACATCGACCAACGCACGCGCGAGACGGGTAACGCCTTGCTGCAGGGCATGGCGCCGGGCTGCGATATGCGCACGTCGCACCAGTCGGATCTCGCGACTTACGACGCGGTGTTTCAGCCGGTCGAGGCAGGCGATTGCCCGCTCGACCCCGGTGCGGCGCGTGGCGCGATCGAGGCGCGCCTTGCCCCCGGCGGCGTTGCCGGCCTTAACAAGCGCTATGCCGCCACCATCGCCCGCGTGGGTGAAGTGCTCGATTACGGGCGCAGCCCCGCGTGCGGCGCTTCCGGTGGATGCAAGCTCGAAGACGTGCCGACGCGGTTGCGTGTGGAAGGCGACGGCAGCGGCGTCGCGTTGCGCGGTGCGCTGGGCAGCGCGGCGAAAGCGTCGGAAGTCTTCCTGCTGCAATACGCAGAAGGTCTGCCCGAGAACGACGTCGCATGGGGACGCATTCGCGACGAAAAGGACTGGGCGCGCTTGCTGGAAGCGCACAACGCACAACGCGACCTGCTCAACCGTACGCCTTATCTTGCCGCGGCCAACGGCACCCCGTTGCTCGCCATCGTGCTCGACGCCCTCACGCGCGCGGAGATGCCAACGGGGGCGCCGTCGCCCGCGCCGGTGCGAGGGCCGGTGCTTCCCGTCGGCAATCGGGTCTATGTTCTGACCGGTCACGACACCAATGTCGCCAATCTCGCGGGCATGCTCAAACTCGACTGGCAACTGCCCGATCAGCCCGACAACACGCCGCCCGACGGCGCGCTGGTGTTCTCGCTGTGGCACGATGCCGCGGGCGGGGCGTTCGTGCGCGTCGAGTTCGTGTATCAGTCGATGCATCAGTTGCGGCATCTCACAGCGCTGTCGCTCGACGAACCGGCCAAACGCGTGGCGCTGACCGTTCCGGAGTGCAACGCCGGTCCGGACGGCAAGAGCTGCCGTTGGCAGGACTTCTCGCAGCGCGTCAAGGCAGCGCTTTCGCCGACTTGCCTCGACGGGGTGCGTTGACACGGCATCGCCGGTCGCGGTGAATCCGAAAGACGTGCCGTGTCGCACGGCGCCGACGGCATCTCATCCATTTCGCCCAGAAATTTCGCCAGACCGTCTCTGGTGATTTTCTTCTAATTTATTTCGTTAGCGAAATAAATTCGTGAATATACTTCGTATGCGAAATACATTTCAAATGAAATCACCTTGTTGACGGACGCCGCGCGATGCTCTGGGCGCGCTGGTGCCGGGGAGTCGTGCCATGTCATCGCTTGCCGTCGAAATTCCAGCCCGGGACGGGTATCCGCTGGGCGCACATGCCTGGTATCCCGAATCATTGCCTGCGAAGGGCGTCGTGCTCGTGCATCCGGCGACGGCCGTGCCCGAGCGTCTTTACTTTGCGTTTGCGCAATATGTCGCGCAGCGCGGTCTGATCGCGCTCACGTACAGCTATCGCGGGATCGACGGGTCTCGGCCGCCCAGGTTGCGAGGCTTTCGCGCCAGCATGCGCGACTGGGCCGATCTCGACGTCGAGGGCGTGACGCGATGGGCGCGCGATCGATATCCATTGCTGCCGCTCTACGCGGTCGGTCACAGCTTTGGCGGCCACGCGCTCGGTCTGTGCGAGAGCACGAACCTCCTGTGCGCAGCGGTGCAAGTCGCCTCGCATGCCGGGGCGATGCGTGTGATTTCGGACCGTCGGGAGAGGCGTCGCGTCACCGTGCTGATGCATTGGATCGCACCGCCGCTCGCGCATCTTTGCGGCTTCATGCCGGGCAGTCGTCTTGGCATCGGCGAGGACCTGCCGGCAGGCGTGCTGCTGGAATGGAGCCGTTGGATCCGCCTGCCAAACTACTTCTTCGACGACCCGACGCTGGACGCCGAGACGCGTTTCGCTCGCGTGCGGACGCCCATCCTGTCGCTGGGATTCGACGACGATCCGTGGGCCACGCGCATGGGGATCGACATGCTCGTCTCCCGGTTTCGCAACGCGCCGCTGACGCGTCGCGAAATCGCGGGAATTCGTTCGGATACCGGATCGATCGGGCATATGGGATACTTCCGCCAACGTTCCGGCGGGTTCCTGTGGCCGGAGACGGTCGACTGGCTGCTTTCGGCGAATTCGGCCGATGCCACCACGGGATCGGACCGTTCACGGACGGCGGAATTCAGGCGGCCCGACGCCTCGCCGCATGCGCCCGGCTCGCCTTGCACCACAACGATCAGATAACGACGAATCGACCACACCGCATGTCAAAACGCCAATCGACCGCCGCCGGCGCTGCGAAGACCACGAAAACGGGAGGGAAGGGCGAAGCCGTCGACCGCAGGCTGTACTTCCTGCTCAACGTCGGTCAGCGGCGTGTTCAGCGATGGGTGGATGCCCGCACTGGCGACAGCGTGAGCGCGGCGCAGGCGGGCGTGTTGTTCTATCTGCTGCACCACGAGGACGCGCTCGTGGGCGAAGTGGGCGCGGCGTTGCAACTCTCGCCCTCGTCCATGACCGGACTCGCGAACCGGATGGTCGCCGCGGGCCTGCTGAGCCGCCTCGCCGATGCCGACGACGGGCGCGTCACGCGCTTGCGCATCACCGCCGCGGGGCACAAGGCCATCGCGCGCGCCCGCGACATTCTCGGCGACCTCAACGTACTGCTGCACGACGGCTTCACCGAAGCCGAACTGAACGTCGTCGCACGCTGGCTCGGCAAACTCCAGGACCGGTTCCCGGCGGACAACTGAGCGGCGCGCGACTGCGCGGCAGCGTCGGTGAAGTCAGTGAATCGCCAGGGCGTTCGCTTGCGCGTTGGCGACGCCGGCCACCACGTTCACGCCGATATTGCCCGATGCGCCCATCAATGCGCGCTCGCCGAGCGACGCGCTGGTCGTGCCGGCGATGGTCGCCGCATTGCGAACCATCTGACGTGTGTCGATACCGACGTGCGAAGCGGTCGCCTGCACGATCTGGTTCGACTGCACGTTGAGCGCGCCAGCGGCGACGTTCACGCCGAGGTTGCCGTGTGCGTTGCGCAGCGCGTCGGCGCCGAGCGTGGCGACCGGGCTGCCGCGAAACACGGCGTCACCGGTGACGGCCTGGCGGGTGGAGAGCTGAACGACGGAGGCGTCGTCGGAGGGAGCGGCGAAGGCCGTTGCGCTGACCGCGGCCAGCACGAGAGAACTCAGCAGAGCAAGTCGCGACATGTTCCTCTTTCCCAGGGTGTCCGTCACCGAAAAGCAGCGGGGACGATTCCCATGCGCTGCGGCGCGAATTCTCGCATGGCGGCGCGCGCTTGACACCGCTATGCATGACGTTCGATTCCGCGCCGTCCCGCGCCGTTTGCCTCTCTTGACGCGCGAGCTTACGCCGGTTCTCCCGCACGGCCCGCCAATCCCGCCGCGTTCTCGTGCGAGCGTGCCGCCGCCTGCTGCTGCACCGTGGCCGATTTCCTGTGGTCGATCAGCAACACGGCGACGACTGCGATGACCGCGGGAATGGCGATCGCCATGAAGTTCTGCTGGAGCGGGAGCTGCAGGCTTACGAGCACACCGATGACGATAGGCGCGAGAATCGCACCGCTGCGACCCACGCCGGAAGCCCAGCCGATACCGGTGCCGCGTGCGGCCATCGGATAGAACTGACCGGCGTACGCGTAGGTCACGATCTGCGTGCCGATGGTCGAGGCGCCCGCGAGGCCGACCAGAACGAAGAGCACCGGCGTGGGCACCTTCACGCCAAGCAGCGTGATCGAGACGGCGGCGAGCGCGTACATGCCCACGAGCACGTACTTGATGTTGAAGCGATCGGCGAGCCAGCCGCCGCCGATGGCGCCGAGCATCGCGCCGAAGTTCAGCACCAGCACGAAAGTGAGGGCCGAGCCGAGGCTATAACCGGCGCTGGCCATGAGCTTCGCTAGCCACGAGCTGAGCGCATAGACCATGAAGAGGCACATGAAGAAGGCCACCCACAGCATGACCGTGGAGAAGCCCCGGCCGTCCTGGAACAGACGCGAGAGCGGCGCGGCCTGCTTGCGCTCGCCCGCCGCCCGCGCGAACTGATCGTCCGGCTGCGCCACGTAGGCAGACGTGAGACGCGCGAGCACCTGCTTGAGCGTGTCCACGCGGCCGGTGCGGATGAGGAACGGCATCGACTCGGGCAGCGCCTTCATCGCAAACGGCACGAGCAGCGCGGGCAACCCGGCGGCAAAGAAGACGGATTGCCAGCCGTACGTTTCGATCAATCCCTTGCCGAGCAGCGCGGCGAGCATGCCGCCGACCGAGTAGCCCGAGAACATCAGCGTGACCAGCGTGCCGCGCAGACGGCGCGGCGAGTATTCGGTCATCTGCGCGACCACGATCGGCATCACGCCGCCGATGCCCACGCCCGCGAAAAAGCGCGTGACCGAGAAGCTCACGGGCTCATGCGTCAAACCGGCTGCGGCGGTGAACAACGAGAACATCAGCACGCAGATCGCAATGGCTTTGCGGCGGCCGACGCTGTCGGCCACCATGCCCATCACGATGGCGCCGAACATCATGCCGAAAAGCGCCGAACTGACCATGAAGCCGGCGCTCGTGGCGTCCACGTTCATCGCCTTCATGATCGAGGGCAGGGCGATGCCCGCTACCGCCAGGTCGTAGCCGTCGAAGATGATGATGAGCGCGCACCAGAGCAGAATGCGGCCGTGATAGCCGTTCAAGCGCGCTTCGTCGGCCAGATGATGCACATCGATGTGTCGCATGCGTTGTCTCCATAACGAGTCGCCCTCCGTCGAAACGCGGAGAGTCTGTGTCTTGACCGACGCAAGCGGCACCTGGCCGAGCCTCAGTGGCGAGACCCGAGGCCGACGCCAATGAAGCAAACCACCGGTTCGGAGATTGAATGGCGGTTATTTATGAAATATTGTGCATGCAGTAAACGCGAAATGCCTCCCGACTGCAAGGGTAATTTGACCGTCTAAGGGTTTTACATGACACAACAACGCACGTAAGTAATTGTTTAACTGGGGTGCGATGCAGTGGGCGGTAGGGAGGGTGTGCGGCGGCAGAACGCCGCCGCACGGGCATGAAAGGTGCAACTTATTGCTTGGCGACCGAGAACGGCGGGAGTTGATAGCTCCAGGTTTCGCTCACGGCCTTGCCGCCCGAGACGAGCGCGGCGCGCATTTCCACGACCTTGGACGGGTCCTTCACCATGACGCGCAGGTTCAGGCGCATGCCGCGCGTGACCGGGTTCGGTTGCAGCGTCTGCTCGATGATGGTGGCGTTGTCGCTCACGCTCACCTGCGGCGTGACGGCGCCGGCCGGCAGCGAGGCGAGCGGGCCGCCGTCGAAGTCGACCACGAGTCCGGTACTGCCGTCGAAGTGACGAATCAGGTTGGCTTGCGTGATCTCGCCGGCGGTGCGCAGCGTCTGCTTCACCCAGGCGAGATTGCGCTCGATGATGCCGCGCTCGTTCATCGTCCATCGGATCGTGTAGTCGGCCTTGAGCGGCTGCCCCTTGGGCGGCAGTTGATCCGGGGTCCAGAACGCGCCGATGTTGTCGTTGGTCTCGTCGGGCGACGGGATCTCGACCAGTTCGATATGTCCCTTGCCCCAATCCCCCTGCGGCTCCACCCAGGCGCTCGGGCGCAGATCGTAGCGGTCCTTGAGGTCTTCGTACTGCGCGAAATCGCGGCCGCGCTGGAGCAGACCGAAGCCGCGCGGATTCGTCACCTGGAACTGGCTGATGGCGAGGTTGCGCGGGTTGTTCAACGGACGCCAGATCCATTCGCCATTACCGGCGTGAATGGCCAGACCGTTCGAATCGTGCAATGCGGGACGGAAGTTGTACGGATCGCGCTGCTGGTTCGGGCCGAACAGGAACATGCTCGTGAGCGGCGCAATGCCGAGCTTCGCCACCTTGTCGCGCAGGAATA
The Pandoraea pulmonicola DNA segment above includes these coding regions:
- a CDS encoding IclR family transcriptional regulator, which encodes MNRIPMDGTAHASTQPGRASRGVQSVDVAARVLQALAQARRPLGPGDLAALAGLPAAQAHPYLVSLARLGLLKRDPMSGDYAPGPMTLRLALLHLENDPAYRAAVPRVVAFARETGFCVAISTFAPQGPLVVHFERAAFPLHVNLHVGSVMSLTTTSTGRTFCAFTPAVQWPQAWHEQMPAGAQARESFDASLDETRAHGMSRSVNTPSPSVSSLCAPVFDASGRLRLALTAIGPTAALDVAWDGVAANALRATAAAIAAQVDAGLEIGEVSA
- a CDS encoding IclR family transcriptional regulator, whose translation is MDRATDETTQAASHAAKPQRGIQALESTGALLEALVAAGRPLPLNALARDAGMPPAKAHPHLVSLQRAGLLTRDANGNFEAGALSLELGLMALQRLSPTGEAEPEILALAQATGLSAAMAVLGPVGPTVVRLEEAMRPQHVSLRIGTVLSLVNTAIGRTFAAFLPDAVLEGLLAQESVRMAGLGADGRAARLPTDYAGRLASIRAQQFDTALSNPVPGIDTLAVPVFDHTGEVTLVLALMGSAGSFETAREAAPAQALLAAAHRLSWRFGAVGRVAGVPG
- a CDS encoding histidine-type phosphatase, whose protein sequence is MLAAVGALSVLSACTTAPAPAPGPAKPPESAARVDGMPVDWTLVSTVIVSRHGVRSPTHAHPPLDKLSPDAWPGWPVPAGYLTARGGSLAERMGRYYGDWLRARRVLPDNACPAPGTVYGWADIDQRTRETGNALLQGMAPGCDMRTSHQSDLATYDAVFQPVEAGDCPLDPGAARGAIEARLAPGGVAGLNKRYAATIARVGEVLDYGRSPACGASGGCKLEDVPTRLRVEGDGSGVALRGALGSAAKASEVFLLQYAEGLPENDVAWGRIRDEKDWARLLEAHNAQRDLLNRTPYLAAANGTPLLAIVLDALTRAEMPTGAPSPAPVRGPVLPVGNRVYVLTGHDTNVANLAGMLKLDWQLPDQPDNTPPDGALVFSLWHDAAGGAFVRVEFVYQSMHQLRHLTALSLDEPAKRVALTVPECNAGPDGKSCRWQDFSQRVKAALSPTCLDGVR
- a CDS encoding alpha/beta fold hydrolase; this encodes MSSLAVEIPARDGYPLGAHAWYPESLPAKGVVLVHPATAVPERLYFAFAQYVAQRGLIALTYSYRGIDGSRPPRLRGFRASMRDWADLDVEGVTRWARDRYPLLPLYAVGHSFGGHALGLCESTNLLCAAVQVASHAGAMRVISDRRERRRVTVLMHWIAPPLAHLCGFMPGSRLGIGEDLPAGVLLEWSRWIRLPNYFFDDPTLDAETRFARVRTPILSLGFDDDPWATRMGIDMLVSRFRNAPLTRREIAGIRSDTGSIGHMGYFRQRSGGFLWPETVDWLLSANSADATTGSDRSRTAEFRRPDASPHAPGSPCTTTIR
- a CDS encoding MarR family winged helix-turn-helix transcriptional regulator, which produces MSKRQSTAAGAAKTTKTGGKGEAVDRRLYFLLNVGQRRVQRWVDARTGDSVSAAQAGVLFYLLHHEDALVGEVGAALQLSPSSMTGLANRMVAAGLLSRLADADDGRVTRLRITAAGHKAIARARDILGDLNVLLHDGFTEAELNVVARWLGKLQDRFPADN
- a CDS encoding MFS transporter produces the protein MRHIDVHHLADEARLNGYHGRILLWCALIIIFDGYDLAVAGIALPSIMKAMNVDATSAGFMVSSALFGMMFGAIVMGMVADSVGRRKAIAICVLMFSLFTAAAGLTHEPVSFSVTRFFAGVGIGGVMPIVVAQMTEYSPRRLRGTLVTLMFSGYSVGGMLAALLGKGLIETYGWQSVFFAAGLPALLVPFAMKALPESMPFLIRTGRVDTLKQVLARLTSAYVAQPDDQFARAAGERKQAAPLSRLFQDGRGFSTVMLWVAFFMCLFMVYALSSWLAKLMASAGYSLGSALTFVLVLNFGAMLGAIGGGWLADRFNIKYVLVGMYALAAVSITLLGVKVPTPVLFVLVGLAGASTIGTQIVTYAYAGQFYPMAARGTGIGWASGVGRSGAILAPIVIGVLVSLQLPLQQNFMAIAIPAVIAVVAVLLIDHRKSATVQQQAAARSHENAAGLAGRAGEPA
- a CDS encoding glucan biosynthesis protein G, which encodes MIVACTAVLGAAQAHAFSLDDVTTRAKTLADKPYTAPASNLTPEFARMQFGDYIKIQPRREAFEWNDQPTAFRLGFYHQGMQFSSPVKINEIVGNGPNAKIDEIKYDTRRFDFGDLKLDRSATHNLGYAGFRVLYPINEPGKLDEIMSVLGASYFRVIGKGQVYGLSARGLAIDTGLPIAEEFPAFREFWIERPAAGDKHLVFYALLDSKRATGAYRFDLTPGEDSLLKVEARVFLRDKVAKLGIAPLTSMFLFGPNQQRDPYNFRPALHDSNGLAIHAGNGEWIWRPLNNPRNLAISQFQVTNPRGFGLLQRGRDFAQYEDLKDRYDLRPSAWVEPQGDWGKGHIELVEIPSPDETNDNIGAFWTPDQLPPKGQPLKADYTIRWTMNERGIIERNLAWVKQTLRTAGEITQANLIRHFDGSTGLVVDFDGGPLASLPAGAVTPQVSVSDNATIIEQTLQPNPVTRGMRLNLRVMVKDPSKVVEMRAALVSGGKAVSETWSYQLPPFSVAKQ